One region of Skermanella mucosa genomic DNA includes:
- a CDS encoding CopG family ribbon-helix-helix protein, whose product MPASVSLSFTVDKQTVEQLNRLAEATDRQRSWILEQALRAYLKTHAWQVEDIRQALAEADDGDFATDDKMAETFASFDRPPGQR is encoded by the coding sequence ATGCCGGCCAGCGTGTCTCTATCCTTCACGGTGGATAAGCAGACGGTGGAACAGCTCAACCGGCTGGCCGAAGCGACCGACCGTCAGCGATCCTGGATCCTTGAGCAGGCACTACGGGCCTATCTCAAGACTCATGCGTGGCAAGTCGAAGATATCCGGCAAGCTCTGGCCGAAGCCGATGACGGCGATTTCGCGACCGATGATAAGATGGCCGAAACCTTCGCGTCGTTCGACCGTCCGCCGGGCCAGCGGTGA
- a CDS encoding ABC transporter ATP-binding protein, protein MTAAPAPLLSVRDLRVSFPVPRGMFRGTDTLRAVDGVSFDLYPGETLGIVGESGCGKSTLGRAVLKLIEPTGGTVAWLGEDISALPESRMRPHRRDMQVIFQDPLASLDPRMTVGDIIGEPLDTFHPDLKRAARRARIEDMMARVGLLPEMINRYPHEFSGGQAQRIGIARAMILNPKLIVCDEPVSALDVSIQAQIVNLLMRLQREFHLSLIFISHDLSVVRHISHRIMVLYLGKQAELADRNTLYRDPRHPYTKALISAVPIPDPDRERAKRRIVLTGDLPSPLNPPSGCYFRTRCPRAEAVCAEVAPGFDPVAPGHFAACHFRSG, encoded by the coding sequence ATGACCGCCGCGCCCGCTCCCCTCCTGTCGGTCCGCGACCTGCGGGTCTCCTTTCCGGTCCCGCGCGGCATGTTCCGCGGTACCGATACCCTCCGCGCGGTGGACGGTGTCAGCTTCGACCTCTATCCCGGCGAGACGCTGGGCATCGTGGGCGAATCCGGCTGCGGCAAGTCGACCCTGGGCCGCGCAGTGCTGAAGCTGATCGAGCCGACCGGCGGCACGGTCGCGTGGCTGGGCGAGGACATCTCCGCCCTGCCGGAATCGCGCATGCGCCCGCATCGCCGGGACATGCAGGTGATCTTTCAGGACCCGCTGGCCTCGCTGGACCCGCGCATGACCGTCGGCGACATCATCGGCGAACCGCTCGACACCTTCCATCCGGACCTGAAGCGCGCCGCCCGCCGCGCCCGGATCGAGGACATGATGGCCCGCGTCGGCCTGCTGCCGGAGATGATCAACCGCTATCCGCACGAGTTCAGCGGCGGCCAGGCCCAGCGGATCGGCATCGCCCGGGCGATGATCCTGAACCCCAAGCTGATCGTCTGCGACGAGCCGGTCTCCGCCCTCGACGTGTCGATCCAGGCGCAGATCGTGAACCTGCTGATGCGGCTTCAGCGCGAGTTCCACCTGTCGCTGATCTTCATCAGCCACGACCTGAGCGTGGTGCGCCACATCAGCCACCGCATCATGGTGCTGTACCTGGGCAAGCAGGCGGAACTGGCCGACCGCAACACCCTTTACCGCGACCCGCGCCACCCCTACACCAAGGCGCTGATCTCGGCGGTGCCGATCCCCGACCCGGACCGGGAGCGGGCCAAACGACGCATCGTCCTGACCGGCGATCTGCCGTCCCCCTTGAACCCGCCCAGCGGCTGCTATTTCCGCACCCGCTGCCCGCGCGCCGAGGCGGTCTGCGCGGAGGTGGCGCCCGGCTTCGACCCGGTGGCGCCGGGGCACTTCGCGGCGTGCCATTTCAGGAGTGGCTGA
- a CDS encoding ABC transporter ATP-binding protein, whose product MTLSTQRTGEDALLSVRGLTTRFATPEGEVRAVDDVSFDMEPGETVGVVGESGSGKSQLFMTVMGLLAGNGRASGSVRFRGKEILGLPAPALNRIRGEKISMIFQDPMTSLNPYLKVSTQMTEVLRLHKGMDKAAARARAVEMLDLVRIPEARRRLDMYPHEFSGGMRQRVMIAMALLCRPDLLIADEPTTALDVTVQAAILDLMGDLKREFNTAIVLITHDLGVIAGLADRVMVMYGGRVIETGTVRDIFYAPGHPYTEALLRSMPRIDADTLSELPTIPGQPPNLQHLPPGCNFQTRCPYRFERCVVEDPALLTVDPARGLARAKACHLQRLAVDHPAVECR is encoded by the coding sequence GTGACGCTCTCGACCCAAAGGACCGGTGAGGACGCCCTGCTCTCGGTGCGAGGCCTGACCACCCGCTTCGCCACCCCGGAAGGGGAGGTGCGGGCGGTGGACGACGTGAGTTTCGACATGGAGCCGGGAGAGACCGTCGGCGTGGTCGGCGAGTCCGGCTCCGGCAAGAGCCAGCTCTTCATGACCGTGATGGGCCTGCTGGCCGGCAACGGGCGGGCATCGGGAAGCGTCCGGTTCCGCGGCAAGGAGATCCTGGGGCTGCCGGCGCCGGCGCTGAACCGCATCCGGGGCGAGAAGATCTCCATGATCTTCCAGGACCCGATGACCTCGCTGAATCCCTACCTGAAGGTCAGCACCCAGATGACCGAGGTGCTGCGGCTCCACAAGGGCATGGACAAGGCGGCGGCCCGCGCCCGCGCGGTCGAGATGCTGGATCTCGTCCGCATCCCGGAGGCCCGGCGCCGGCTGGACATGTACCCGCACGAGTTCTCCGGCGGGATGCGCCAGCGGGTGATGATCGCCATGGCGCTGCTGTGCCGGCCCGACCTGCTGATCGCGGACGAGCCGACCACCGCCCTGGACGTCACGGTGCAGGCCGCGATCCTGGACCTGATGGGCGATCTGAAGCGGGAGTTCAACACCGCCATCGTCCTGATCACCCACGACCTGGGCGTGATCGCCGGGCTGGCCGACCGGGTGATGGTGATGTATGGCGGCCGGGTGATCGAGACCGGCACCGTCCGCGACATCTTCTACGCGCCCGGCCACCCCTATACCGAGGCGCTGCTGCGGAGCATGCCGCGCATCGACGCCGACACCCTGTCGGAGTTGCCGACGATCCCGGGACAACCGCCCAACCTCCAGCACCTGCCGCCGGGCTGCAACTTCCAGACCCGCTGCCCGTATCGTTTCGAGCGCTGCGTCGTCGAGGACCCGGCCTTGCTGACCGTCGATCCGGCGCGGGGACTGGCCCGCGCCAAGGCCTGCCACCTGCAACGCCTCGCCGTGGATCACCCTGCCGTGGAATGCCGATGA
- a CDS encoding ABC transporter permease subunit — MRFPDMVLHDPAVAVATPIRGRSLWGDARRRLMRNKAAVTAAVVLALVVVACVAGPLLIPFDLDEISWDAIMAPPDPASGRYFGTDANGRDLAVRTLHGGRISLMVGLVATAVSLTIGVLYGATAGYLGGRVDAVMMRLVDVLYSLPFMFFVILLMVFFGRNIVLIFVAIGAVEWLDMARIVRGQTLSIKRKEFIEAARAGGVRPLSIIRRHIIPNTLGPVVVYMTLTVPKVILLESFLSFLGLGVQEPMTSWGVLISEGAANMESAWWMLVFPAVFLAVTLFSLNFIGDGIRDALDPKDR; from the coding sequence TTGAGGTTTCCTGACATGGTCCTGCACGACCCTGCCGTGGCGGTGGCGACGCCGATCCGAGGGCGCAGCCTGTGGGGCGACGCGCGGCGCCGACTGATGCGCAACAAGGCCGCCGTCACGGCCGCCGTGGTCCTGGCTTTGGTGGTGGTGGCCTGCGTCGCTGGCCCGCTGCTGATCCCGTTCGACCTGGACGAGATCTCCTGGGACGCCATCATGGCCCCGCCCGATCCTGCATCCGGGCGTTACTTCGGAACCGACGCCAACGGCCGCGACCTGGCGGTCCGCACGCTGCACGGCGGGCGGATCTCGCTGATGGTGGGTCTGGTCGCCACGGCGGTCAGCCTGACCATCGGCGTGCTCTACGGGGCGACGGCGGGCTATCTGGGCGGCCGGGTGGATGCCGTGATGATGCGGCTGGTGGACGTGCTCTACTCGCTGCCCTTCATGTTCTTCGTGATCCTGCTGATGGTGTTCTTCGGCCGGAACATCGTGCTGATCTTCGTCGCGATCGGGGCGGTGGAGTGGCTGGACATGGCGCGGATCGTGCGCGGCCAGACGCTCAGCATCAAGCGCAAGGAGTTCATCGAGGCGGCGCGGGCCGGCGGCGTGCGCCCGCTCTCGATCATCCGGCGGCACATCATCCCCAACACTCTGGGTCCCGTGGTCGTCTACATGACGCTGACCGTGCCCAAGGTGATCCTCCTGGAAAGCTTCCTCAGCTTCCTGGGCCTGGGTGTCCAGGAACCCATGACCAGCTGGGGCGTGCTGATCAGCGAGGGTGCCGCCAACATGGAAAGCGCCTGGTGGATGCTGGTCTTCCCCGCGGTCTTCCTGGCGGTGACCCTCTTCTCGCTCAACTTCATCGGTGACGGAATCCGTGACGCTCTCGACCCAAAGGACCGGTGA
- the oppB gene encoding oligopeptide ABC transporter permease OppB, translating into MLSYAVRRLLGAIPTLLVILTITFFLVRLAPGGPFDGERTLPAEIERNLAAVYHLDEPLPMQYLRYLGQVAQGDFGPSFKYKDFSVTQLIWSGFPVSLQLGGTAMLLAVVIGTALGAFAALRQNSGLDHAVMGTAMVGIAVPNFVIAPLLTLVLGVHLGLLPTGGWGTWQQMLLPVVALALPQIAYIARMTRASMIELLRSNFIRTARAKGLPERVTILRHALKGALLPVVSYLGPATAAVITGSVVIEQIFGIPGIGRYFVQGALNRDYTLVMGVVIFYGVLIILFNLIVDLAYGLLDPRVRYD; encoded by the coding sequence GTGCTGAGCTATGCCGTCCGCCGCCTGCTGGGCGCGATCCCGACGCTGCTCGTCATCCTGACGATCACCTTCTTCCTGGTCCGGCTGGCCCCGGGCGGGCCGTTCGACGGCGAGCGCACGCTTCCGGCGGAGATCGAGCGGAACCTGGCGGCGGTCTACCACCTGGACGAGCCGCTGCCGATGCAGTACCTGCGCTATCTGGGGCAGGTGGCGCAGGGCGATTTCGGGCCGTCCTTCAAGTACAAGGACTTCTCGGTCACCCAGCTGATCTGGAGCGGCTTCCCGGTATCGCTCCAGCTCGGCGGCACGGCCATGCTGCTGGCGGTGGTGATCGGGACGGCGCTGGGCGCCTTCGCAGCACTCCGCCAGAACAGCGGGCTGGACCATGCGGTGATGGGGACGGCCATGGTCGGCATCGCCGTGCCGAACTTCGTGATAGCACCCTTGCTGACCCTGGTGCTGGGCGTCCATCTGGGGCTGCTGCCGACGGGCGGCTGGGGAACCTGGCAACAGATGCTGCTGCCGGTGGTGGCGCTGGCCCTGCCGCAGATCGCCTACATCGCCCGCATGACCCGGGCCAGCATGATCGAGCTGCTGCGCTCCAACTTCATCCGGACCGCGCGGGCCAAGGGCCTGCCGGAACGGGTGACGATCCTGCGCCACGCGCTGAAGGGGGCGCTGCTGCCGGTCGTCTCCTACCTGGGGCCGGCCACCGCGGCGGTGATCACCGGGTCGGTGGTGATCGAGCAGATCTTCGGCATTCCCGGGATCGGCCGCTACTTCGTCCAGGGCGCCCTGAACCGCGACTATACGCTGGTGATGGGCGTGGTGATCTTCTACGGCGTGCTGATCATCCTGTTCAACCTGATCGTCGATCTCGCCTACGGGCTGCTTGATCCGAGGGTCCGGTATGATTGA